In Rhodococcus sp. NBC_00297, the following are encoded in one genomic region:
- a CDS encoding DMT family transporter, which translates to MNRAVLGSSAVLGASVLWGTTGTVASFAPSIGALAVGAAAMGIGGLLQAALNVAALRRACAALTARWAVVLSGGLCVAIYPLAFYSSMRVGGIAVGTAVSLGSAPLASAVIDRVLDRTHLTRAWIVAAALGIGGTMLMSSGVHSPGDTSAAAGIGLGLVAGLTYAGYSRSLRELMNGGIGRGASTGAVFGVGGIALLPIVLASAFTSDLSARPLTVIAYLAIVPMFGGYILFSHGLARIDAATATTLTLSEPVFATALAVIVVGERPTIAGWIGIALIMAGLAVLMGTARPAPPHTRSTANTFGNIDNRRQYSRSVS; encoded by the coding sequence GTGAACAGGGCAGTTCTGGGGTCGTCGGCCGTACTGGGTGCGTCCGTTCTGTGGGGAACCACCGGAACCGTCGCGTCCTTCGCCCCGTCGATCGGTGCCCTCGCCGTCGGCGCGGCGGCGATGGGCATCGGCGGTCTGCTCCAGGCGGCACTGAACGTCGCCGCTCTCCGCCGCGCTTGCGCAGCGCTGACGGCCCGATGGGCAGTGGTGCTCTCGGGAGGTCTGTGCGTGGCGATCTACCCGCTGGCGTTCTACTCCTCGATGCGCGTCGGAGGCATCGCGGTGGGAACTGCGGTGTCTCTGGGCTCTGCTCCGCTGGCCTCGGCTGTCATCGACCGCGTACTCGACCGGACTCACCTCACCCGCGCGTGGATCGTCGCCGCGGCTCTGGGGATAGGCGGGACAATGTTGATGAGCAGCGGCGTCCACTCGCCCGGCGATACCTCCGCCGCTGCCGGGATCGGTCTCGGACTGGTCGCCGGACTCACCTACGCCGGCTACTCCCGATCACTCCGGGAGCTGATGAACGGGGGCATCGGTCGCGGCGCATCGACAGGGGCCGTCTTCGGCGTCGGCGGTATCGCCTTGCTCCCGATCGTCCTGGCCTCGGCGTTCACCTCGGATCTGTCAGCACGACCCCTCACGGTGATCGCCTACCTCGCGATCGTTCCCATGTTCGGCGGCTACATCCTGTTCAGTCACGGTCTCGCCAGGATCGACGCCGCCACTGCCACGACGCTCACACTCAGCGAACCCGTGTTCGCTACCGCTCTCGCGGTGATCGTCGTCGGTGAACGACCCACCATCGCGGGATGGATCGGTATCGCGTTGATCATGGCCGGACTCGCCGTCCTGATGGGTACGGCTCGGCCGGCACCACCGC